The Verrucomicrobiota bacterium genome segment CCCGTTAGACTTTTACTCCCGTTACTCCTGCCGCAGCGAACGCTCTGAGGACATTCCTGGTCTGCGCCGAACCAATCCCGAGCGCCTTGCAGATTTGGGCGGCAGACGCTGGCACCGCCACATGCACAAAGCCATTGCTCAGCCGCTTCGCTGGGCTTTTATCCTGGCGCAATGCCTTGCTTGATAATGTTTTGTGCCGCATAGTATTTTCACTAAAACGGTTTACTGGCCCGCTCGCCACAGGGCAACGTAACCGTTGATGAAACATATATCTGAAAGGATTGGTCTGTCAATTCACCAGTTCCCAATTTTTCTGTTAACCCATTCCGCAATCCGCATTCCGAAATCGAGGGTTCCGCTCTCTGCTTCCATCTTTCTGCCGGTTCATCTTTCTGCAAAAGGAATTGGCAGTTGGGAAATAACGCGTTAGATTATTGCGATGAAACTCGACTACACAGTGCAGGTGTGGCAGGAGGGTGATCAGTTCATTGCCCACGCCATGCCCTTGGATGTGGCCAGTTCCGGCCCCACACCTGAATCCGCCCGGCAAGCGGTGGACGCGGCCGTGCGCCTCTTCCTTGCCACGGCGGCTGAACATGGAACGCTGGCGGAGGTTTTAGAGGATGCTGGATACCAGCGTACTCGGCGGGAATGGCGCGGCCCAATTTGGCTGGGGATTGAACAACGCACTTGCTTGGCCGAAGTGTAGCGCCAGCCATGCCGAAGTTCACGCCCCAAGACTGGCAAACCCTCGAGGCCGTTTTTCTGGCGGCTGGGTTTCGTTTCGCGCGCCAGGAAGGCAGTCACCGTTCCTATGTCCGGTCCGGGACCGCTCGCCCGGTAGTAATACCCGCCTATCGCGAGGTCCCCGTTTTTATCATCCGCAACAATCTTAAAACCGCCGGGTTGTCGCGCGACGCGTATTTCACCCTGCTGAACAAGGTGTAACCCAATGTTGTCCCCGACAATCCGGGGAACAATGGCATAAAATGGAGCGCCCGGCCTCCAATTCCCATTCGTGTGAATTAGCGTGTTTCGCGGGCAAGTTCCAGTTCCCAATTTTTATGCCAGCTAATCTTTTTGCCATGTCCGGTTTCCCCATTTTT includes the following:
- a CDS encoding type II toxin-antitoxin system HicA family toxin, whose product is MPKFTPQDWQTLEAVFLAAGFRFARQEGSHRSYVRSGTARPVVIPAYREVPVFIIRNNLKTAGLSRDAYFTLLNKV